In the Brachyhypopomus gauderio isolate BG-103 chromosome 4, BGAUD_0.2, whole genome shotgun sequence genome, one interval contains:
- the gpr61 gene encoding G-protein coupled receptor 61 has translation MDLPASLWNRSLTGHVRPNTPQANGSDVTAPSDRALYQTLALCTMVLMDLLAVVGNLAIMAAIARSPCLHKFVFVFHLCLVDLLAALVLMPLGMLMERAFFSEAVCQAYLCLGLGLISAAILTISAINVERYYYVVHPMRYEVKMTVGLVVSVLVGIWIKATLMSALPLLGWALQKEEAQSSPALEARYCSLHLMTRGPHRLVFVVLFTLIYFLCPVLVILVVYCNMFKVARVAAMQHGPVATRAEASQPRSESLSSRSSTAASLRGARNTPQRTFSGGKAAVVLLAVGGQFVACWLPYFSFHLYAAVVSPSPASLARVEGMVTWIGYFCFTSNPVFYGCLNRQIREELARNLARIFKWRRPHEEEQLASREASIEENFLQFLQGTGCSLRPRNSHGVSVPQQEQDNAFPALHRPPADFHIPGQIMEEPSEYTEQQQLNDLKIPDNCIKTTPELQGLPADRKVPEEEL, from the exons ATGGATCTTCCTGCCTCTCTGTGGAACCGCTCCCTCACCGGCCACGTGCGGCCCAACACTCCCCAGGCCAATGGCTCAGACGTGACGGCGCCCAGCGACAGGGCTCTCTACCAAACGCTGGCCCTCTGCACTATGGTGTTGATGGACCTCCTGGCCGTGGTGGGCAACCTGGCCATTATGGCTGCGATTGCACGGTCACCGTgcctgcacaagtttgtcttcGTCTTCCACCTGTGCCTTGTGGACCTGCTGGCCGCCCTGGTGCTGATGCCGCTGGGCATGCTGATGGAGCGGGCCTTCTTCAGCGAGGCTGTCTGCCAGGCTTACCTGTGCCTGGGCCTGGGCCTCATTAGTGCCGCCATCCTCACCATCTCAGCCATCAATGTGGAACGCTACTACTACGTCGTGCACCCCATGCGCTATGAGGTTAAAATGACTGTGGGGCTGGTGGTTTCAGTTCTGGTGGGCATATGGATCAAAGCCACGCTCATGTCCGCCCTCCCTCTGCTGGGATGGGCACTGCAGAAGGAGGAGGCTCAGTCAAGCCCGGCACTGGAGGCGAGGTACTGCTCTTTGCATCTGATGACCCGTGGACCCCACCGCTTGGTGTTTGTGGTTCTTTTCACACTCATCTACTTCCTGTGTCCTGTCCTCGTCATCCTGGTGGTGTACTGCAACATGTTCAAGGTGGCCAGGGTGGCGGCCATGCAACACGGCCCTGTGGCCACCAGGGCGGAGGCCTCGCAGCCACGCTCCGAGTCCCTCAGCAGTCGCTCCAGCACGGCAGCTAGCCTCAGAGGGGCACGCAACACGCCGCAGAGGACCTTCAGCGGCGGCAAGGCTGCCGTGGTGCTCCTGGCCGTCGGGGGTCAGTTCGTAGCCTGCTGGCTCCCTTACTTCTCCTTCCACCTCTATGCCGCCGTGGTGTCGCCCTCGCCCGCCTCTCTCGCCCGGGTAGAAGGCATGGTCACCTGGATCGGCTACTTCTGCTTCACGTCCAACCCCGTCTTCTACGGCTGCCTGAACCGGCAGATTCGGGAGGAGCTGGCGCGGAACCTCGCCCGTATCTTCAAGTGGAGGAGGCCACATGAGGAGGAGCAGCTGGCCAGCAGGGAGGCCTCCATCGAGGAGAACTTCCTGCAGTTCCTCCAGGGCACCGGCTGCAGCCTGCGGCCAAGGAATTCCCACGGAGTCTCCGTCCCTCAGCAGGAGCAGGACAACGCCTTCCCAGCTCTCCACAGGCCACCTGCCGATTTCCACATCCCAGGGCAGATCATGGAAGAGCCTTCAGAATACACTGAGCAGCAGCAGCTGAATGATCTCAAAATACCAGACAACTGTATAAAAACAACGCCGGAGCTGCAGGG GTTACCAGCGGACAGGAAGGTACCCGAAGAAGAGCTCTAG